Genomic DNA from Vibrio vulnificus CMCP6:
CGCTCCGCTCTCCGCGCAGCTCGCTAACGCGATTTCAAACGATGGTGACGCGCTCTTCCCTGCCATTGCAATGGCACCGAAAGCGGCTTTGGTCGCGACGATTTACTCCGCCATTCCTGCGTTTATTGTGGGTTATGGTTATTTCTTCCTGTTTGAATATTAGTTTGTACAAAGCAAACAACCGTCAAACACCCCATCATCTCAACGGAAAAGAGCCTCTATAACGTGAGGCTCTTGTCTGGATATGCTTACGACTAAGCGCGCTTACGCTGTGACGATGGCTTTGGCATTCAAGCCTGGATTTAATTGGGTCACAAACAACTGGCAAGGCTCATCACTTAAGCGTTCTTGTGTCCAGTAGTCGTACCAATGCACTGGCGTATCAGAGATCAACGTAAACTCTTTGTCTTGCTGGCCGTCATAATTGAACAAACAGTGCAGATCGTTTTTCTCGGTTAGCTTCAAGAAGGCGTGGTTGAGACTGAACGCGGTAAATTTCGCCGCATTCTGATTGTGCTTTTGACGAACCATCAATTTGGCAAGACAAGATTTGGCGAATGGCGTGATCTCTGGAAGTGGATCGCCCGACAGCAGCAGCCCGCCACACGCAAGTAGGACATTGCGGTGAAATTCATATTCTTGCCTTTGCGCACCTTGGTTAGGTAGCGAAGTGAACGTTGCGCAGTCAGGATCAATCTGCCAAAGTTTTCGATGCTGCCAACTGCGGTAGAAGGTCTCTTTGGCAATTTGTTCGAAGCGATGTGCGTGGCGCTCAACGTCATCCGAAACGCGCATGGCATCAACCAATCCTAAAGAGGGCCACATAGGTGCGTTACAACCAAGTAGCCACGCTTCGCCCGCTCCTTGAGCAATGGCTTCCATTCCGAGTCGATACGCTTCAACACCTGTTATGCCTTTTTGGTAACGCTGCCCTTTTAGCGTTCCCCAATAGTTAGCGTCCAATTTAAAGAGCTCTACGCCCCACTCTTCTCGCATGGTTTTTACCACATGAGTTAGATGCTCCTGCACTTCAGGATGTGATGTATCAAGGATATACCAAGGTGTACAGCGCCAACCGCCATAAGTGATGTCCTCTGCTTTTAGCAGTGAGCCATCCTGATGTTTAACAAACCATTCGGGATGCTTACGAAAGATCTCTGATTCAGGCTGAGCAATAAAGGGCGCCAGCCAAATCGCTGGTTTTTTGCCACTCGCTCGAATTTGTGCAATCAGTTGTTTGACTCCCCCTGAAAACTTGTCAGAAGGAGTAAGCCAATCGCCCATAAAGGCCTGATAGCCATCATCAAGTAAGACCCACTCCAGCGCCTCTAAGCTGCCCTGCATCTGCTCGACATTCGCTAAGATATTTTGCTGGCTCACATCGGCATAATAGGCATACCAAGAACACCAACCTACTGGCGAATTCTGCTCCACCCCTGCTCTGATCGGATGATGAACCGCAATATGTTGCGCAAACTCAGCATAGAGCTCAGACAAAGACTCTCCTTCCAACAGCACCACAGATTCCAGCGTATTGGTTTCCCAATCTTGGATTTCCGTCTGTTCGCCATCAAGATAAGCGACAACATGCCAGTGGTTACCCGCCTGTTCCAGCTCAAAATAGCCAGCGAAGCGCCGGCATGAGGTAAAACCAAACAAGGTGTAACCCTGTGATTCCTCAATCACTAAGTAATTGTAGTAACGCTTAGGCGCATGCTGTGAATAAAGGCGATATTGTGGGTTATTGT
This window encodes:
- a CDS encoding glycoside hydrolase family 36 protein; this translates as MKSPYTLGNHIPFEVNDDELEVTINNNEVHFCYHGMHNRTIDDRFELFRTPFNFEAQAQLLGDGFQMLAQTTGTRDQVIDIGRCPDNNPQYRLYSQHAPKRYYNYLVIEESQGYTLFGFTSCRRFAGYFELEQAGNHWHVVAYLDGEQTEIQDWETNTLESVVLLEGESLSELYAEFAQHIAVHHPIRAGVEQNSPVGWCSWYAYYADVSQQNILANVEQMQGSLEALEWVLLDDGYQAFMGDWLTPSDKFSGGVKQLIAQIRASGKKPAIWLAPFIAQPESEIFRKHPEWFVKHQDGSLLKAEDITYGGWRCTPWYILDTSHPEVQEHLTHVVKTMREEWGVELFKLDANYWGTLKGQRYQKGITGVEAYRLGMEAIAQGAGEAWLLGCNAPMWPSLGLVDAMRVSDDVERHAHRFEQIAKETFYRSWQHRKLWQIDPDCATFTSLPNQGAQRQEYEFHRNVLLACGGLLLSGDPLPEITPFAKSCLAKLMVRQKHNQNAAKFTAFSLNHAFLKLTEKNDLHCLFNYDGQQDKEFTLISDTPVHWYDYWTQERLSDEPCQLFVTQLNPGLNAKAIVTA